AGATTCATACCACGGCAAATCCTGACGGAGAACTCCGTGCTCAGTTGATACCAGCCTTGGTCAGCAACACAGCCCCTGTGCTGCTCTGTCCCGGGGATGCCACGGTCGAATGCAACGGCCAACCGATCAACCTGACAGCTCATGTATCCGACGCTGAGGGAGATGCTTTGCAGGTGATTTGGAGCCTGAATGGTTCGCCCGTTCAAACCAACAACATCGCGGCCGGTGGCACGACCAATGGAGTCGACGTAGTCCTGGCAGCCAGCTTCGATCTGGGCACCAACATGGTTGGAATTGCCGTCTCCGATACTGCCGGTAATTCCACCTCCTGCTCCAGCACTATTGTAGTGCAGGATACCACACCTCCTGTAATCAGTGGATGCACCGTGAGTCCCAAGGTGCTCTGGCCGCCCAATCACAAGCTGATCCCTATCGACATCAAGATCCGTGCGCTCGATACCTGCGGCTCCGCCACTTGGAAAATCATTTCTGTCGAGAGCAATGAACCAGTGGGAAGCGGCAATGATGATACAAAAAAGAACGATCCGAAGGGCAAAGACAATGGCAAGGGCGGCAATGGCAGCGGCAATACCGCGCCGGACTGGATCATCACCGGTGATCATTGCGTTCAATTGCGTGCGGAACGCTCTGGAAAAGGCAAGGGCCGGATATACTCAGTTACCGTCCAGGCAACCGATGCAGCCGGTAATACTTCGGCCCCAAAAGTGTTGACGGTAACCGTGCCTCACTCGCAGAATGGCAAGTAATCAATCTCAGTAGTCGGAATCCATAACGAACGAGGGACCTGCAAAGGTCCCTTTTTCCTGTACCGACTTCGCTAACCCAATACGCGGCACATATGCACGCCGTCCCCAATGGAAAGCAGCACTGATTGCACTCGTTTGTCTTTGGCCAGCTTGCGGTTCAACTTATCAATCGCCTTCCCGTTCGGATGTTTGATGCGTCGCTTGGTCCCCAGCCTTCCGCCCCAGAGCATGTTATCAAATAATATCAACCCGCCGGAACGCATTCTGGGAAGCACTAATTCGTAATAAGTGTCATAACCCGGCTTGTCTGCATCGAAGAAAGCGAAGTCGAATTTGATCCCCGGCTCTAATTTCTTTAACGAATCAGCCCCAGGTCCCAGTCTCAGTTCAATTTTTTTATCCACGCCGGCTTTCTTCCAATACTTGCGGGCAACATTGGTCCACTCCTCGCTGGCATCCAGGCAGAGCAATTTGCCGCGCTCCGGCAAACCGCGCGCAATGCAGATGGAGCTGTAACCTGTGAAGGTCCCTATCTCGATGGCGTGTTTGGCGCCAATCGCGGCCACCAACATGGTCATGAAACTTCCCTGATCTCGTCCAATGGACATATGGGAATCTGCCTCAAATTTCTTTTGCGTTTCCGCCCGCAATGCATTCAACACGGCGTCCCCCTCCCGACTGCGCGCGTCAATCAGGTAGGTATAAAGCTTCTCGTTGAGCGGAACGTACTTCAATCCTTTGGTCCTACGATGCTTAAGGTGTGGCTTCATGTTATTTGCGCTTCTTGAATTTAAAACAATCTGTCGTGTGATCATTCACCATCCCGGTCGCCTGCATAAAGGCATAACAAATGGTGGACCCGACGAATTTAAACCCTCGCTTCAGCAAATCCTTGCTCATCGCGTCCGATTCCGCCGTTCGGGCTGGAATCTCCTTCGTTGTGGGCCACGCGTTGAGTATCGGTTTGCCTCCCACGAATTGCCAGATGTACTTATCAAAGGAGCCAAATTCCTTTTGCACGGCGAGAAATGCCTTTGCATTGGTGATGGTGGACGCAATTTTCAGCCGGTTACGAACAATGCCCGGATCAGCCAAAAGCTGCTCTACCTTTCGTTCCTCATACTTTGCAACCAATAGAGGATCGAACTGATCGAAGACTTTTCGATAATGCTCACGCTTCTGTAAAATAGTGTTCCAACTGAGACCCGCCTGCGCCCCTTCCAGCACGATGAACTCAAATAATTTCCTGTCATCATGCTCCGGCACGCCCCATTCCTCGTCATGATAGCAGACCATCAATTCACTTTTTGCCCAAGCACATCTCGTTTTCATCAATCTCGGCAGGATTGCACCACGAACGAATTAAATTGGGAACACTTTAATTTGAGCAAATTTCCCATTGCCAGTTTCACCCCCGTTTGTCCCAATAGCAGCCATATGCGTCAACTGATGCCACTCATCCTCCTAAGTATCCTCTGCGGCGCGACTTCGTCATTCGCCGATGCAGATACCAACTCCATTACCGTGGAAACCGTTACTCAGGCGGCCAGGTTGACTGGCTTGCAGTTCTCAGATGCCAAATATCGACTCATGCTTCCCGGACTCCGGGACCAGGTTGCCTCGTATGAGGTGCTGCGAAAATTTCCCCTCTCCAACGCCGTTCCTTCGGCAATGTTGTTCAACCCAATTCCAGTCGGCGCAAAATTTGATGTGCACCGCAAAAAATTCAAGCCAGCCTCGCCGGGAAAGGTGCAGCTGCCGAAAAACATGGATGAACTGGCTTATTATTCCATTGGTGAACTGGGTGCATTGATTAAATCCCGCCAGATAACCTCTGTTCAACTCACGAGCTTCTTCCTGGAGCGATTGAAACGCTACGGCCCCAAGCTGGAATGCATCGTCACGCTTACCGAAAGCCTGGCCCTGCAGCAAGCGCGGCAGGCTGACAAGGAAATTGCCGCCGGAAAATACCGCGGTCCGCTCCATGGCATTCCGTTCGGGGTAAAAGACCTGCTCACGACCAAAGGTATTCCCACCACGTGGGGAACTGCTCCATATAAGAACCAAATTATCGACGAGGACGCCACCGTTGTAAAACGACTTCAGGACGCCGGTGCCATTCTCGTCGCCAAACTCAGCATGGGTGAACTCGCGTGGGGTGAAGTTTGGTATGGCGGCATGACACGCAACCCTTGGAATCTTAAAGACGGCTCCAGCGGTTCCTCTGCTGGTCCGGCAGCCGCCACCTCCGCCGGTCTTGTTCCCTTCGCCATCGGTTCTGAAACGCATGGCTCCATCATCTCTCCTTGTGACCGTTGCGGCATCACAGGCCTGCGCCCCTCTTATGGTCGAATCAGCCGCACTGGGGCGATGGCCTTGACCTGGTCGATGGATAAACTTGGTCCCATTTGCCGCACAGTCGAAGATTGCGCCATTGTATTCAACACTATCTACGGCCCGGACGGCATCGACCAGACTCTGTGCGATCTTCCCTTCAATTATGAAGCCAAAGCCCGGTGGCAGAAACTTCGCATCGCCTACTTGAAGAAGGATTTTGAAAATGAAAAAGGCGAGCGTAAAGAAAATGATGCCGCGACTCTCGCGAAGCTTCGTTCGCTCGGGGCGACCCTCGTTCCTATCGAACTTCCAAAACTTCCGATTCACGACATCTCATTCGTCATCTCTGTGGAAGGGGCCGCCGCTTTTGATGATCTCACCATCAGCGGTCGCGATGATCTCATGAAACGTCAGGGTCAACATACATGGCCCAATGCTTTTCGTGAGGCACGTCTCTTCCCGGCAGTAGAGTACATCCAGGCTACTCGTGTCCGCTACCTCCTGATTCAGGAAACCGCTCGCGTTCTGAAGGACGTCGATGTTTTCGTTGCGCCTTCACTTGCCGGCGACAGCGAATTGCTCACCAATCTCACCGGTCATCCATGCGTCGTCGTGCCCAATGGCTTCTCCAAGGCTGGCACTCCTACGAGCATTTGTTTTATTGGCAATCTGTTCAAAGAAGCTGAAATTCTCGAAATTGCCAAAGCTTATCAGGATTCCACAGACTTCCATAAAAAACATCCCGACCTCGATAAGGAGCGTTTAGTCAAAGAGTGACAACTGATCCTTCTCGACGCGCCGAAACGCGGCCGTGGAAAGATCAGGTTGATTTCCTTCAATCCCCGCCTTGCGCCGCGCCACCGTGAAGAGCGCTTCAATCTGGTCGGCAAATAATCCCTCACCACGCATGCGTGACCCAAATTGCGAGTCATTGAGCTTACCCCCACGTAGGGCACGTATTCGATTCAAAACCTTTTCTTTGCGATCTGGAAAGTGGCGTTCCAGCCATTCTTCAAACAACGGTGCTACCGCCAGAGGCAGACGCAGGGTTACATAACCTGCAAATTTTGCCCCCACCTTGACCGCCGCGGAAATGATCGCAGGAATCTCGTGGTCGGTGAGTCCAGGAATGATGGGTGAAACCAGAATACCCGTGGGAATTCCCGCCTTGCTCAACGCCTCGATCGCAGCCAGCCTGCTGGCCGGAGGCGAGGTGCGTGGCTCCATCACTTTTCTGAGTTCTGTGTCTAATGATGTCACCGAGATAAAAACCACCGCCGCCTGATAACGTGCCATTTCCGATAACAAATCAATGTCGCGTGTCACCAAATGATTCTTGGTAATAATCGCCACCGGGTTGCGAAAATCCCGCAAGACCTCCAAACACTGGCGGGTTAGTTTCAAGCGACGCTCCACCGGTTGATAACAATCGGTCACACCGCTCATGGCCAATACTTTGGGCTGCCATTTTGGAGCAGCCAGTTCCGCCCTCAGCAGTTTGGCCGCATCCAGTTTCACCATGATGCGGGTTTCAAAATCAAGGCCGGCTGAAAACCCCAAATACTCATGCGTGGGCCGGGCATAACAATAAATGCACCCGTGCTCGCAACCACGATAAGCGTTCACGCTCGCTTCGAACCCCACATCCGGACTGTCGTTATTGGTAATGATCGTGCTGGAGGTATCCTTCAAAAACTGGGTTCTGGGTAAGGCATCCTCCTCCGGATTCCAATCTGCATCCCGTTCCAAATGGATTTTTTCAAACCGGTTGGCTGGATTACCGGCGGTGCCTCGGGAGGGTTTTGAATTGATGCTGCTATGCATTTCGGAAGAATCATAGCCTATCTTCCACTAAATGGAATCCGCCAACATTATTGTCCCAGGTTACCGACCTGTGCGCCTGAACAATGAATTATGCAGCCGTCAAGACCCTGGTGATGGCCGCGCGGAATTCCGCCAGGGTAAACGGCTTGGAAAGACATATTTTATCCCGGGATTTCAGGTATTCCTGGGCTTTCTCGTTTACCACATCACCGGTGATAAAAATCAATCTGCGAGACATCTCTGGATTCTTTTCGCGCAACTTTTCGTAAACCTCCTGGCCGTTCAACCCGGGCATTTTCCAGTCGCATAACGCCAGGTCGTAGCGGCAGTTGGCCATGCAAGACAAAGCCGTTTCGCCATCACGTGCCACATCCACCTGGTAACCATTGAGTGTCAATGCCTCTTTAATCATTTGCAAAATTGAATCCTCGTCATCAACAACCAGCACCCGCTTGCCTAAACCTTCCTTGGTTGGCTGCGTCTGTGGCAGAACCGCCACTGCTTCGGGCTTGGCCGCGAAATCCCGCGTAATGGGCAAATCAATGGTAAAGCTTGCGCCTTCACCGTGTTTGCTCTGCGGCGTGATGGTGCCTCCATGCTCCGTCACAATGCCATAGCAGATGCTTAAGCCCAGCCCTGTTCCCTTGCCAACCTCCTTGGTCGTAAAAAACGGAACAAACAGCTTCTTCAAATTGTCAGCGGAAATGCCCGGACCATTGTCTTGAAAGATAACTCGCACACGATCATCCACCACCTGGCTGGTGATGCAAATCCGGCCCCTGGTCTGACGCACCTCCATCGCCTGGCGCGCATTATTTATTATATTTAAAAATACTTGTTGCATCTGATGTTGATCTACGAGGGTTGGCGGGAGGTTCGGGTCCAATGCGGTGATCACCTCAATATTGCTGGTGCGCAGTTGATACTGCACAATCTCAATGGCCGATTCCAAAACCGTATTAACGCTCAACACCTTCCGCTCCGGCAGATGTTTACGGGCAAAGCTTAACAAACCGGCCACAATCTTTTGACAGCGCTTGGCGCTCTTGAAAATCATGTCGAGAAAGCGTCGATGCTGCTCCGGCAACTCGGATTGTTGAAGAATCTCGGCAAAACCCATCACCGACGTAAGCGGGTTATTCAGCTCGTGCGCCACACCCGCCACAAATTCGCCGATGCCTGAAAGCTTCTCACTTTGGATCAACTGGTTCTGAGTGGCTTTAAGGGTTTCCACGGTTTTTTCCAATTGTTCGCGTGATGTCTTCACGTTCTCAATCATTTGATTGAATACCGCAGCCAGTTCGCCATATTCATCCTTGGAAGTGACTTCCACGTGTTTTGAAAAATCTCCACGGCCCACCGCTTCAGCACTCGCACGCAACTGACGAAGGGGTTTCGTAACGGTCCGAATGCAGAGCCAAACCGCAAGGATTCCCACCAAAATGCCGACCAGACTGACAAACATCAGCAGGCTTTGCGTCGACTGAAGCGTTGCCAAAGATTGCTCGTAGGAAGAAAGCAGAATGTATCCAAGCTTCCCTCCTCCATTAATTGAACCGAAATGTCCGACTCTGCACAGGTAATGCTCATTATTTATGGCAATTTCCTTGGCCGATGATCCGGCCTCATCTGTGTCGTTGGACAATTGTTTAAATTTTGCAACCATGGATGGACTCAACTCCGATTTTGTGAGGCTGGAGGCGACGATCTGATCCTCCGCCAGAAAGACGATCTTGCTGCCGGTTAATTGCTCGACTTGAAGGGCCAGAGTATTCCCAATTTCAATGCCAAAGGTAATCGCGCCCACAGCATCACCTGCCCCTTTGGCTGGAATCGATACCACATCAAAGAAAGTTCCCCCGACACGGATCGTCTCCACAGCCGCCCCGCCGTCCAACGCCCGTTGTATGACCGCTCTGCTTGCAGCTTCGAATTCAGACAGGCCCAGTTTGGGATAGACGCTCGCCCCGCCATATCTTTTGCCGTCCTGAGTAGTACAAATGGCTATCTTCGCGTCCCCATCCTCCCGGATCAGATCATCCAATAAAACATTCAAGGTCTTGAGCGCCGCAGAGTCCTGGGAACTGATTCTGGCAACCACCGCCTTTACCCGTGGTTCTTTGACTACGTTGCGATAACGAGACAACAGGTTCGTAGCCAGAATGACCTGGGTATTGGTAAAGACTTTGCCGGCCGTGTCCAACTGCATGGCTGTTTGCGTGTGCAGTTGTGTTGTGATGTGGTGGTTGACAATCCACGTGGTGATGGCAATCAGCAGCACCATCACGGTAACCACCGGCACCAAAACTTTTGCCTGAAAACTGATTTGCGCCTTTAGCGACGGTATGCTCATGACTGCTAATACTTGGGTAAATTTTTAATTCCTAGGGTGAAGTCCAGCTTCACCTCTCCATTTTCGGGGACAGTGATCGTCTTATATTCCTTGGGCATGCGTTCATGCCAGGCAACCAGCTTATAGGTTCCAGCAGGGACATCGGTGATTCTATACGTCCCTTTTTCACTGGTTGCGAAGTAGGGATTTTCCAACACCAGCACCACACAACTCATGCTGGAATGGATGGAGCAGAACACATCCACCTGACCAACCGTGTCGAACAACACGTGCTTGCTCTCTCCCTTGCCATACAGATCAAGATCAAACGGCTTCGCCTCGGAATAGGAGAAGACATTATGCAGAATATCATCATTGTTGGGCCATTCCACGGTGGTATTCTTCACGATTGGAAGAACATGCGGCGCAAAGGTGGCCCCCTTCTGTGACACCCTCTTTTGAGTAACCACTTGCACCGGCTTGGAAGGGGCAGCTTGATTGGTGCCTACCAGCCCTTCAATGTAGATCACGAAATCTCTCATTCCCGCGTAATCAACTTTTTCAGCATGTTTCAAAGCGTGGCTGTCGTATTTGCCCCCTTGCATGCTTTGCCCGGCTTCCGCTCTCCCTTCAGCGTGCACGGTGCCGACGATTGTGCCTGCCTTCAAAGTCCCGGCCACAAATTCGCCAATTAAAAGAAAAAGGATAAAACGTTTCATGGTTAGAATCTGAATGCGGCCTCCAATGCGAAAACGTTTTCATGAGTTCGTTTCTCCCCGTCCAATTCCTTGCCTTGATTAAAGGAATATTCTCCTTTCGCTAAAAGGTTTGGACTAAAGTGATAACCCAACCCCAGGCTCAAACGCCAGTAATCCGTCGTCAGGCGCCCGAACATGAAGGTGCCCACGTCGCCATTGCCCACAATTGGAAATCCGCCGGTTGCAAACATCTGGCTGAAGCGAGCCGCACCGTAGAATTTGCGAGTGATGTCCTTAACACCCTCAACATAGTAGTAGTAAACATCACGATGATTTCGGCCGGCAGGATCATTGTCTGCATAGTTGAGGTAGCCTCCGGCCCCTCTGAGTTGAAGTCCTGAAAAGGTCATCACCACATCTCCCTCCGCCAGATTTGCATGGAAGCGCGTCGTTTGGGTTGAGCCAATCGACCGAATCCACCCATTGCCAAACCACATTTCTGAGAGCGAATCCTTGTTGGCGTCCAGATCACCGGTCCGCATGCCGCTCACGCTCACGTGCAGCCACCTGGCGGGATCGTATCCAAAGCGTCCAACCACGGCTTTGTCCGCATTGAAGTCACGGGTAGTTGCGATTCCTCCGTTCTGTACCGCGGCCACATAGCTGAACTTCCCCAAGCTCCCGTAAAGTTCCACCCCTTCATCCACCCCCCAAATGTCACTCAAGGAATGTGAAATGAGGGGATTATCAATGGCGTATCGATAAAGGTATTCCTCGCCAAAGGGAATGTAGAACCGCCCCAGTCTCAAATTGACCTGACGGTCCTGCCCCCAGATTTGGGACAAATTCTCCCAATCGAGATAAAGTTCTCCCACGCGCACATCCAGATCGTTCTCATCGCGGGCGGCAAGATTCAGCTCACCAAAGAAATAAACGTTGTTCCAAATGGGAGCGTCTACAAACAGTTTTGCTTCATCGATACGAAACTCGGCATTGGGAGTGGATCCATGGCTTTCCGAATGAAAAAAGGCCACCCCGCCTTCGCCCCCTATTTGCACTTTGCCAAAGTGAATGGACCCGCCGGATTGTGCAGGCGTATCACTTCCCTCTTTTTCTTTTAAATCAGTGATTTGACGATCGTGGGTCGCATTAACCTCCTGAATCTCCGCCACCTTGTGAGTGAGGGAATCAATCAATTGCTGCTGCTTGCGTAACTGCTCCTGTAAAGCCTCATTTTGCCTTTGTAACTGCAAAATCTGATCGCTTGTAACCGGTGCGTCGGCAGCTCCAATGCCCGTCCCCGAAACAAGAAAAAAACCTGTCATGCATCCCCAAAGGGCTGTTCGCATTCCAAGTTTTTCGGTCATGGAACAGCTCTAAAGCAACAAACGTGCCTGCTTGTTCTTTGACATCCCGGAATTCGAAAAAAATGCAACCACCCGCGGGCTCGCTGAAAATCTTGCACAAGCTGTCCAGCATTTGTCCACTCTCGTAGAGACCTACGACAGGATTCCGCGCTTCACAATGCTGAATACCCTGCTTGCCCAAAACTGGGACACTGCTCTCAACCTCAAAATTTGCATTACTGATAATTAATGAGTGCACAGTTTTTTTGCATGTCTCTTCAAAATGACATTGCCGAAGCACTCTTCAGTTCTCGATCTCGCATCCATTTCCAACCCGGGGTCGCCATCATCGAGCTTGCGCCGAGTCCCCGGAGGGAATATTTTCGGTCCGCCCTTGTTTCCAACTATGAATATTTTTACTCTCTGCTCTGTTGCCTTCCTCGGACTTGCCTTGACCGCGTTCGCCGCCGACGCTGCGCCACAAAAGGAAAAACTGCGCCACGTGGTTTCTTTCAAGTTCAAGGACACAACCACGAAGGAACAGATCAAACAAGTGGAGGATGCTTTTCGCGACTTGAAGAAAAAGATTCCTCACGTCCAATCAATCGAATGGGGCACCAATGTCAGTCCCGAAAAATTGGACAAAGGTTTTACTCATTGCTTTCTGGTCACCTTTGGCAGCGAAAAGGATCGCGACGCCTACCTCGTTCATCCTGAGCACAAAAAATTCGTCGAGTTTGCACTTCCGTTGATTGGCGATGCCTTCGTCCTGGACTTCTGGGCTAAGGACTAGCTTTCATTGCATCTGCCGCCTGTCTGAATGCTGCTTCCTTAGCTTCGGTGTTTTGATGCACTGGTTGATTACTCAACCCCATATCTCCTGCTCACAGGCAACATCGCCCGCAAAACAGATTCGGACGTTTTGGAAGGCGATTGTTTCTATACCGAATGCCGAAAGAAATTTCCGAATGGCAGGAGGGATTTTGGTTTGAGGCAAGGCGGAGGCCGCAGGCGCTATCCGTAGATAGCGACCAGGCCGACAACGCCGCCTCAAGCCAAAAGCACCCTGCTCTCAAGGACTAATGAATTTTCTCCTCCCCAAGGCCCTGGCTTTTTCAGTCTCCACTTTCATCAGGCTTATTGCCTCCTTTCATTCCGGTTCTTTTCCCCCATTCCGGAAATTAATTTTGGCATTCGGTATATCAGGTCATTCTCCCGCCTTGGAAGGATGGACCTGGCAGGTTAATGTTGAATTCTTTGGGCAGAAATTAATGGTGCGCGAGAGAGGACTTGAACCTCCACCCCTTACGGGACCAGATCCTAAGTCTGGCGTGTCTGCCATTTCACCACTCGCGCATCCTGCCGCAAAGATGCCAACTCCTTATCCACTCGGCAAGTCCAAGCTGCGGGTTCTTAACCGTTAATGCCTCTTATCTCGTATCTCTTATCTCACGCTTAAAAACAAAGGCTTGGGAATTTACTCCCAAGCCTTTGAACCCAAACCGCTGAAAGGAAAAGCCTATTGGATATTGTGACCGGTGCCGTCGCCCGGGCTGCCGGGCAGGATCTTGCAGGCCGGCGGGGTCTGCAGGTCGTTAAGCTCGTAGCTGGTGGCAAAGCTGTTGCCCGAGTCCGAAGGGCAAACCGGGGCCGTGCTGGCGGTGCCGCGTCCCAGGTAGGCCTGCACATTGGCCAGGTTCGGCGTGGCGTTGCCGGCCGCCTTGTTCTCCAAGGCCCACTGTTGCTTGGCGCCATCAATCTGCTTGAGATTGCTGATGCAGCTGGTTTGTTGCGCCTTCAGGCGGGCGCGCACAAAGTTGGGAATGGCAATGGTGGCCAGCAGCCCGATAATGGCCACCACAATCATGATCTCCACCAGCGTAAAACCGGAGGAACGAGAAATTTTTATCTTCATATTACGTTAGTTACAGTGTTTGCCACCGAGTGAACAAATACCTGATAATGGACACCTCGTAAGAGGAACTGTTCACAAAATCATGGTGAATTCGTGGTAGGAATGTAACAGAGCAGGCCTCAAAAGCAAATCGGCTTCATTACGGAGATTTAGGCCGTAAAATTACGGAGAATGGCTTTTAAATTAATGCACCACAATGGGTTCAAACCGATCATTCAAAACCTTCCAAATTCGCATAATTCTTGCGGAACTCAGATCATCAGACAATAGGTCACATAACCATGTTCCTGGGTATTCAAGCTTACGCAAGAGACTGCAAAAAGAAATTTGAGAAACCTCGAGCA
The nucleotide sequence above comes from Pedosphaera parvula Ellin514. Encoded proteins:
- a CDS encoding CHRD domain-containing protein; this translates as MKQAATLLLLTSSVLISHADIVKFTLGPNGLNPSNAVPAVTNSTGAGDKISGGICFDTTAATLKFNFGYGSAAGFSDLTGPASSVHIHGPASAFENAGVQFDLTPFLFPSIDPSKGGTVYGSLGMNSEQSSNLLAGLDYIEIHTTANPDGELRAQLIPALVSNTAPVLLCPGDATVECNGQPINLTAHVSDAEGDALQVIWSLNGSPVQTNNIAAGGTTNGVDVVLAASFDLGTNMVGIAVSDTAGNSTSCSSTIVVQDTTPPVISGCTVSPKVLWPPNHKLIPIDIKIRALDTCGSATWKIISVESNEPVGSGNDDTKKNDPKGKDNGKGGNGSGNTAPDWIITGDHCVQLRAERSGKGKGRIYSVTVQATDAAGNTSAPKVLTVTVPHSQNGK
- a CDS encoding O-methyltransferase; translated protein: MKPHLKHRRTKGLKYVPLNEKLYTYLIDARSREGDAVLNALRAETQKKFEADSHMSIGRDQGSFMTMLVAAIGAKHAIEIGTFTGYSSICIARGLPERGKLLCLDASEEWTNVARKYWKKAGVDKKIELRLGPGADSLKKLEPGIKFDFAFFDADKPGYDTYYELVLPRMRSGGLILFDNMLWGGRLGTKRRIKHPNGKAIDKLNRKLAKDKRVQSVLLSIGDGVHMCRVLG
- a CDS encoding DNA-3-methyladenine glycosylase I produces the protein MKTRCAWAKSELMVCYHDEEWGVPEHDDRKLFEFIVLEGAQAGLSWNTILQKREHYRKVFDQFDPLLVAKYEERKVEQLLADPGIVRNRLKIASTITNAKAFLAVQKEFGSFDKYIWQFVGGKPILNAWPTTKEIPARTAESDAMSKDLLKRGFKFVGSTICYAFMQATGMVNDHTTDCFKFKKRK
- a CDS encoding amidase codes for the protein MRQLMPLILLSILCGATSSFADADTNSITVETVTQAARLTGLQFSDAKYRLMLPGLRDQVASYEVLRKFPLSNAVPSAMLFNPIPVGAKFDVHRKKFKPASPGKVQLPKNMDELAYYSIGELGALIKSRQITSVQLTSFFLERLKRYGPKLECIVTLTESLALQQARQADKEIAAGKYRGPLHGIPFGVKDLLTTKGIPTTWGTAPYKNQIIDEDATVVKRLQDAGAILVAKLSMGELAWGEVWYGGMTRNPWNLKDGSSGSSAGPAAATSAGLVPFAIGSETHGSIISPCDRCGITGLRPSYGRISRTGAMALTWSMDKLGPICRTVEDCAIVFNTIYGPDGIDQTLCDLPFNYEAKARWQKLRIAYLKKDFENEKGERKENDAATLAKLRSLGATLVPIELPKLPIHDISFVISVEGAAAFDDLTISGRDDLMKRQGQHTWPNAFREARLFPAVEYIQATRVRYLLIQETARVLKDVDVFVAPSLAGDSELLTNLTGHPCVVVPNGFSKAGTPTSICFIGNLFKEAEILEIAKAYQDSTDFHKKHPDLDKERLVKE
- a CDS encoding PA0069 family radical SAM protein; its protein translation is MHSSINSKPSRGTAGNPANRFEKIHLERDADWNPEEDALPRTQFLKDTSSTIITNNDSPDVGFEASVNAYRGCEHGCIYCYARPTHEYLGFSAGLDFETRIMVKLDAAKLLRAELAAPKWQPKVLAMSGVTDCYQPVERRLKLTRQCLEVLRDFRNPVAIITKNHLVTRDIDLLSEMARYQAAVVFISVTSLDTELRKVMEPRTSPPASRLAAIEALSKAGIPTGILVSPIIPGLTDHEIPAIISAAVKVGAKFAGYVTLRLPLAVAPLFEEWLERHFPDRKEKVLNRIRALRGGKLNDSQFGSRMRGEGLFADQIEALFTVARRKAGIEGNQPDLSTAAFRRVEKDQLSLFD
- a CDS encoding ATP-binding protein; this translates as MSIPSLKAQISFQAKVLVPVVTVMVLLIAITTWIVNHHITTQLHTQTAMQLDTAGKVFTNTQVILATNLLSRYRNVVKEPRVKAVVARISSQDSAALKTLNVLLDDLIREDGDAKIAICTTQDGKRYGGASVYPKLGLSEFEAASRAVIQRALDGGAAVETIRVGGTFFDVVSIPAKGAGDAVGAITFGIEIGNTLALQVEQLTGSKIVFLAEDQIVASSLTKSELSPSMVAKFKQLSNDTDEAGSSAKEIAINNEHYLCRVGHFGSINGGGKLGYILLSSYEQSLATLQSTQSLLMFVSLVGILVGILAVWLCIRTVTKPLRQLRASAEAVGRGDFSKHVEVTSKDEYGELAAVFNQMIENVKTSREQLEKTVETLKATQNQLIQSEKLSGIGEFVAGVAHELNNPLTSVMGFAEILQQSELPEQHRRFLDMIFKSAKRCQKIVAGLLSFARKHLPERKVLSVNTVLESAIEIVQYQLRTSNIEVITALDPNLPPTLVDQHQMQQVFLNIINNARQAMEVRQTRGRICITSQVVDDRVRVIFQDNGPGISADNLKKLFVPFFTTKEVGKGTGLGLSICYGIVTEHGGTITPQSKHGEGASFTIDLPITRDFAAKPEAVAVLPQTQPTKEGLGKRVLVVDDEDSILQMIKEALTLNGYQVDVARDGETALSCMANCRYDLALCDWKMPGLNGQEVYEKLREKNPEMSRRLIFITGDVVNEKAQEYLKSRDKICLSKPFTLAEFRAAITRVLTAA
- a CDS encoding carboxypeptidase regulatory-like domain-containing protein is translated as MKRFILFLLIGEFVAGTLKAGTIVGTVHAEGRAEAGQSMQGGKYDSHALKHAEKVDYAGMRDFVIYIEGLVGTNQAAPSKPVQVVTQKRVSQKGATFAPHVLPIVKNTTVEWPNNDDILHNVFSYSEAKPFDLDLYGKGESKHVLFDTVGQVDVFCSIHSSMSCVVLVLENPYFATSEKGTYRITDVPAGTYKLVAWHERMPKEYKTITVPENGEVKLDFTLGIKNLPKY
- a CDS encoding Dabb family protein, which translates into the protein MNIFTLCSVAFLGLALTAFAADAAPQKEKLRHVVSFKFKDTTTKEQIKQVEDAFRDLKKKIPHVQSIEWGTNVSPEKLDKGFTHCFLVTFGSEKDRDAYLVHPEHKKFVEFALPLIGDAFVLDFWAKD
- a CDS encoding type IV pilin protein, giving the protein MKIKISRSSGFTLVEIMIVVAIIGLLATIAIPNFVRARLKAQQTSCISNLKQIDGAKQQWALENKAAGNATPNLANVQAYLGRGTASTAPVCPSDSGNSFATSYELNDLQTPPACKILPGSPGDGTGHNIQ